A genomic window from Silene latifolia isolate original U9 population chromosome 11, ASM4854445v1, whole genome shotgun sequence includes:
- the LOC141613814 gene encoding uncharacterized protein LOC141613814, producing the protein MVNGEGDKPWKEDMDAIRAEIGQISYVVKGIATDLARKKEEEIERPKSTKKRNDDDRGLKLDIPEFNGDGDAEKFLDWIRQAERIFEYKNYDENKQFKVATLKLTKYASLWYENMKRQRKKDRKPKIETWEKLKKHLTKRFLPRDYEQDNYLKLTSLSQESSSVSDYINEFEKMSIVCDLEEKQELRTARFIRGLNTNLAQRVEIQHYDNFDDACRLALKFEKQDKSKKSYTRDYAKNSSTYSKSAATTSSSKEPRHEDPKDKGKGTVVEAKETRLRRCFKCQGYGHIANESFESGPIDVEDESGGEEVHEVEPYSDEEKGALVLRNLHTEAAQIEHEQREQLFHSRCKVNSQICTLIIDSGSCTNVIAKDVVAKLKLPTKNHPKPYKLHWLDGNNGVMVKKQALISLQLGPYKDEILCDVIPMNACHILLGRPWQYDRKVEHDGRSNVYVVSKGKAKYHLKPLSPTKYNKPIAKDSLFLDANEAEEVVAREEPAYLLVVREVTKMERAALPNKPAYRCNPEEAKELQRQVQELIDRGYVKESLSPCAVPALLGFSSIMAPITELTKKGEFVWTPSAQKAFEEVKTKLCSGPVLALPNFEKLFEVECDASGVGIGAVLIQEKRPIAYFSERLGGARLNYSTYDKEFYAIQKLNIRHAKWVEFLQSFTFSSKYKTGNSNIVADALSRRHCLLVELDARLLGFEHIKELYKADPAFAKEVIEPTGLYTMQDGFLFKGNRLCIPQGSIQELIIREAHGGALAGHFGSNKTYDIVSEHFYWPKMSKDVQEIVGKCVVCQKAKSSFVKGLYTPLPVPKQPWSEVSMDFILGLPRTQRGKDSIMVVVDRFSKMAHFIPCHRTDDATNVADLYYKEVVRLHVPISKKDLMSFEAKERQATFLRTCEQVRAQIEKSNAKYKEKANKHRKQPVFKVGDLVWLHLRKERFPAKRKNKLMPRADGPFKVIECYGSNAYKLELPSEYGGVSATFNSWEKMVNGEGDKPWKEDMDAIRAEIGQISYVVKSIATDLARKKKKKLNGSESDTQSESEDDGQPKSTKKRTN; encoded by the exons ATGGTGAATGGAGAAGGAGATAAACCATGGAAGGAAGATATGGATGCAATTAGGGCAGAGATTGGCCAGATTTCTTACGTAGTAAAGGGCATAGCTACGGATTTAGccagaaaaaaagaagaagaaattgaaCGG CCAAAATCAACCAAAAAAAGGAATGATGATGATAGAGGCCTGAAACTCGACATTCCCGAGTTTAACGGAGATGGAGATGCTGAAAAATTCTTGGATTGGATTCGTCAGGCAGAGAGGATCTTTGAGTACAAAAATTATGATGAAAACAAGCAATTCAAGGTGGCTACCTTAAAATTGACCAAATACGCATCTTTGTGGTACGAAAACATGAAGAGGCAGCGTAAGAAGGATAGGAAGCCAAAAATTGAAACATGGGAGAAACTCAAGAAGCACCTCACAAAGAGATTCCTTCCTAGAGACTATGAGCAGGACAATTATCTGAAACTAACATCTCTGTCACAAGAGAGTTCAAGTGTCTCTGATTACATAAATGAGTTTGAAAAGATGAGTATCGTATGTGATCTAGAGGAAAAGCAAGAGTTGAGGACTGCACGATTTATTCGTGGTCTTAACACTAATTTGGCGCAAAGGGTGGAAATTCAACATTATGATAACTTTGATGATGCTTGCAGATTGGCTCTTAAATTTGAGAAGCAGGATAAGAGCAAGAAGTCCTATACTCGTGACTATGCAAAGAATTCGAGCACATACTCGAAATCAGCAGCTACCACATCTAGTAGCAAGGAACCACGACATGAGGATCCTAAAGATAAAGGAAAAGGCACGGTGGTGGAAGCTAAGGAGACACGGTTGAGGCGTTGCTTCAAGTGCCAGGGATATGGGCACATTGCCAATGAAT CATTCGAATCGGGGCCTATTGATGTCGAAGATGAGAGTGGTGGGGAAGAAGTACATGAGGTGGAGCCTTACAGTGACGAGGAGAAAGGAGCATTGGTGCTTAGAAACCTCCACACCGAGGCTGCTCAAATCGAGCACGAGCAAAGGGAGCAATTGTTTCATTCCCGTTGTAAGGTAAACAGCCAGATTTGCACTCTTATTATTGATAGTGGCTCTTGtaccaatgttatagctaaggatgTCGTTGCTAAACTGAAATTGCCTACTAAGAACCATCCTAAACCATATAAACTACATTGGCTTGATGGGAATAATGGGGTTATGGTAAAGAAACAGGCTTTAATTTCTTTGCAATTGGGACCGTATAAAGATGAGATATTATGTGACGTAATCCCGATGAATGCCTGCCATATTTTGCTGGGCAGACCGTGGCAATATGATAGGAAGGTGGAACATGACGGACGAAGTAATGTTTATGTTGTTTCTAAAGGGAAAGCTAAGTATCATTTGAAACCATTGTCACCAACCAAATATAACAAACCTATTGCAAAAGACAGTTTGTTTTTAGATGCAAACGAGGCCGAGGAGGTTGTGGCGCGAGAGGAACCAGCATACCTATTGGTTGTTCGAGAGGTGACAAAAATGGAGA GGGCTGCGTTACCTAATAAACCAGCCTATCGATGTAATCCTGAAGAGGCTAAGGAATTACAGAGACAAGTGCAAGAACTGATAGACAGAGGATATGTGAAAGAAAGCTTGAGTCCGTGTGCTGTACCAGCTCTTTTG GGGTTTAGCTCAATTATGGCTCCAATTACCGAGCTAACCAAGAAAGGGGAGTTTGTTTGGACTCCGAGTGCTCAAAAGGCATTTGAAGAAGTGAAGACAAAGTTGTGTTCTGGACCTGTTTTAGCGCTGCCCAACTTTGAGAAATTatttgaagtcgagtgtgatgcGAGTGGCGTTGGGATTGGTGCCGTGTTGATCCAAGAGAAACGACCCATTGCTTATTTCAGTGAGAGACTTGGAGGTGCAAGGCTGAACTATTCAACCTATGACAAAGAGTTTTATGCTATT CAAAAATTGAACATAAGGCACGCGAAGTGGGTCGAGTTTTTACAATCATTCACGTTTTCATCCAAGTACAAAACAGGTAATTCTAAtattgtagctgatgcgttatcCAGAAGACACTGTTTGTTGGTTGAATTAGATGCAAGATTGTTGGGTTTTGAGCATATTAAAGAATTATACAAGGCTGATCCGGCGTTTGCTAAAGAGGTGATTGAACCTACTGGACTTTATACAATGCAAGACGGATTTTTGTTTAAGGGAAATCGCCTTTGCATTCCACAAGGGTCCATTCAGGAGTTGATTATTAGAGAAGCTCACGGAGGAGCTTTGGCTGGTCATTTCGGTTCGAATAAGACTTATGACATTGTAAGTGAACATTTCTATTGGCCCAAGATGAGTAAGGATGTCCAAGAAATTGTGGGCAAGTGCGTTGTGTGTCAGAAAGCAAAGAGCTCGTTTGTCAAAGGGTTGTACACGCCTTTACCTGTGCCAAAACAGCCTTGGAGCGAAGTGAGCATGGATTTCATACTTGGTTTGCCACGAACACAAAGGGGTAAAGACTCgatcatggttgttgttgatcgGTTTTCAAAGATGGCTCATTTTATTCCTTGTCACAGGACGGATGATGCTACGAATGTTGCTGATTTGTACTATAAGGAGGTAGTTCGTTTACACG TTCCAATTTCGAAGAAAGACCTTATGAGCTTTGAAGCAAAGGAGAGGCAGGCTACATTTCTAAGGACTTGTGAGCAAGTGAGAGCCCAAATTGAGAAATCGAATGCTAAATACAAAGAGAAGGCCAATAAGCATCGAAAACAGCCCGTGTTCAAAGTAGGGGATCTCGTGTGGCTTCATTTAAGGAAGGAGCGTTTTCCAGCTAAGCGAAAGAACAAGTTGATGCCGCGAGCAGATGGCCCATTCAAGGTCATAGAATGCTACGGTTCGAATGCTTACAAGTTGGAATTACCAAGTGAGTACGGTGGTGTGAGTGCAACGTTTAAT TCTTGGGAGAAGATGGTGAATGGAGAAGGAGATAAACCATGGAAGGAAGATATGGATGCAATTAGGGCAGAGATTGGCCAGATTTCTTACGTAGTAAAGAGCATAGCTACGGATTTAGccagaaaaaagaagaagaaattgaaCGGGTCAGAGTCAGACACCCAATCTGAATCTGAAGATGACGGACAGCCAAAATCAACCAAaaaaaggactaattaa